The Gemmata palustris genome includes a region encoding these proteins:
- a CDS encoding RNA polymerase sigma factor yields the protein MSHTAVALARFIAPRPTSASDAALLRTFIASRTDDAFAELVRRHGPMVLAVCHRVLTDEHDAEDAFQAVFIVLARKAGAIRGSNIAAWLHGVAARTAKGVRVMRERRQKHERASRVRPSTEIPAPADHALANVIDEELASLPESHREAIILCELRGLSRKRAATELGIPEGTLSSRLAGAKRKLAERLSARGVAPALALGTLLAPVTVSARLLQTTAAAVRGAAGSAASATAATVVKAMLFDQLRSAALAAAVCLTVVCGGLAVTHSSDSPPEVKAPAPAPRFVEDAAGLVTKLGSGDFAEREAAHKSLRGIGLKAEPALRAGARSEDPEVRTRCATLLIAIRKDALDALVKSFDTAKDTEPDHPIWARFKTIAGRDRAARVLFAELISDPHRRQLLDDVARDPDRAGTLYSGEIKAYCVHVQKLWQKQLDRVNNSKAPEPQERPWADELVILYLGTYPRSAGAVPDNLENQLFRTWDAALAGPAGPAARRVFTAWFALRDNELVVEGGLNKIGRDRVAEALPLLRKLIVDEKAEPDRRSQAALLIGMLGTKDDLSLLRRVAESKEANKPRERWSVILKGREELNFLWHGVKFGEKVSQEQWAEAWKKADVREGDRSIADCAWAAAVKLAGGKPAELGFLHPHILDGGKPDTDWFYSPRIHGFPDAKSRSAAHKKASEWLDERKQ from the coding sequence ATGTCTCACACCGCAGTCGCGCTCGCGCGTTTCATCGCACCGCGCCCCACCTCCGCGTCCGATGCCGCTCTGTTGAGAACATTTATCGCGTCGCGGACGGACGATGCGTTCGCCGAACTGGTCCGGCGGCACGGCCCGATGGTGCTGGCCGTGTGCCACCGCGTGCTGACCGACGAGCACGACGCCGAAGACGCATTCCAGGCGGTGTTCATCGTTCTCGCGCGCAAAGCGGGAGCCATCCGCGGGTCGAATATAGCCGCATGGCTACACGGCGTGGCGGCACGCACCGCGAAGGGGGTACGGGTCATGCGCGAGCGCCGGCAGAAGCACGAGCGCGCGAGCCGCGTTCGACCGTCTACTGAGATTCCCGCACCCGCAGACCACGCCCTCGCGAATGTGATTGACGAGGAACTCGCGAGCCTTCCCGAATCGCACCGTGAAGCAATTATCTTGTGCGAACTGCGAGGGCTGTCACGCAAGCGAGCCGCGACCGAACTCGGCATCCCCGAGGGTACGCTGTCCAGCCGACTCGCGGGTGCGAAGCGGAAACTCGCCGAGCGGCTCTCCGCGCGCGGGGTCGCCCCAGCTCTTGCGCTCGGTACGCTTCTCGCGCCGGTTACAGTCTCGGCGCGGTTGCTTCAAACGACAGCCGCCGCTGTTCGTGGCGCGGCCGGAAGTGCGGCGAGCGCGACCGCAGCAACGGTGGTCAAGGCGATGCTCTTCGACCAACTCAGGTCCGCTGCGCTTGCGGCCGCGGTGTGCCTTACGGTCGTTTGCGGCGGGCTGGCGGTGACCCACTCGTCCGATTCGCCCCCAGAAGTTAAAGCCCCGGCTCCCGCTCCGCGCTTCGTGGAGGACGCGGCCGGTCTCGTGACGAAACTCGGTAGCGGAGACTTTGCCGAACGTGAGGCCGCTCACAAAAGCCTGCGCGGAATCGGGCTGAAAGCGGAACCCGCGCTCCGGGCCGGGGCGAGGTCCGAAGACCCCGAAGTGCGCACGCGGTGCGCCACGCTCCTCATCGCGATTCGCAAGGACGCTCTCGACGCCCTGGTAAAGAGCTTCGACACCGCAAAAGACACCGAGCCGGATCACCCGATCTGGGCGCGGTTCAAAACGATTGCGGGCCGTGATCGAGCGGCCCGCGTGCTGTTCGCGGAACTCATTTCCGATCCGCACCGGCGCCAATTACTCGACGACGTGGCACGCGACCCGGACCGCGCGGGGACGCTCTACAGTGGCGAGATAAAAGCGTACTGCGTGCACGTGCAGAAATTGTGGCAAAAACAGTTGGATCGGGTGAACAACTCGAAGGCGCCGGAACCGCAGGAGCGCCCGTGGGCCGATGAACTCGTCATACTGTACCTGGGGACGTACCCCCGGAGCGCCGGAGCGGTTCCCGATAACTTGGAGAACCAGCTCTTCCGCACGTGGGACGCCGCACTCGCGGGACCGGCCGGCCCCGCAGCGCGCCGGGTGTTTACCGCGTGGTTCGCGCTGCGAGACAACGAACTCGTCGTTGAGGGCGGGTTGAACAAGATCGGCCGCGACCGCGTTGCCGAGGCGCTGCCGCTGTTGCGGAAGCTGATCGTTGATGAAAAGGCCGAACCGGACCGGCGCTCACAAGCGGCCCTTCTCATCGGGATGCTCGGCACAAAGGACGATCTTTCGCTCCTGCGTCGCGTAGCGGAATCAAAGGAAGCGAACAAGCCGCGCGAGCGATGGAGCGTGATCTTGAAGGGGCGCGAGGAACTCAACTTCCTGTGGCACGGCGTCAAGTTCGGCGAGAAAGTATCACAAGAGCAGTGGGCCGAGGCGTGGAAGAAAGCCGACGTGCGCGAGGGCGACCGCAGCATCGCGGACTGTGCGTGGGCCGCGGCCGTGAAGCTCGCGGGCGGCAAGCCGGCGGAACTCGGCTTCCTGCACCCGCACATACTCGACGGCGGGAAGCCCGACACGGACTGGTTCTACTCTCCGCGCATTCACGGATTCCCCGACGCGAAGTCACGTTCTGCGGCGCACAAGAAGGCCAGCGAGTGGCTCGATGAGCGGAAGCAGTAG
- a CDS encoding response regulator — translation MSSRYGTILLVEDDPDLRGTLETVLHNAGYEVISTGNGLRAVELAHEHKPVAAIVDMLLPGQSGFQVTLALKERFGDNIRVAIMSGYTSPAQQDYAAASGAEHFLPKPFGPTALLDIAATICPPRPTPVISVRRKVKIGV, via the coding sequence ATGTCGTCGCGCTACGGCACAATTCTACTCGTTGAAGACGACCCCGACCTGCGCGGTACCCTCGAAACTGTTCTCCACAACGCGGGTTACGAAGTTATCTCTACCGGTAACGGCCTCCGAGCGGTCGAACTGGCCCACGAGCACAAACCTGTTGCCGCAATCGTTGACATGCTCCTGCCGGGCCAGAGCGGGTTTCAGGTCACGCTCGCGCTGAAGGAGCGGTTCGGCGACAACATCCGCGTCGCCATCATGTCCGGGTACACGTCCCCCGCCCAACAAGACTACGCCGCGGCGTCCGGCGCGGAGCACTTCCTGCCGAAGCCGTTCGGCCCGACCGCACTATTGGACATCGCCGCCACGATTTGCCCGCCGCGCCCGACGCCGGTCATCAGCGTGCGCCGCAAAGTCAAAATCGGGGTGTGA
- a CDS encoding dihydroorotase — translation MSTPLHLRNGRVIDPSRDFDQVTDLWLADGKIAGTGARPAGISGDVQTLDCTGLIVSPGIIDMHVHLREPGREEDETIATGTEAAVEGGVTSVACMPNTEPGLDTRMAVEFVVHQAQRAGFCNVFPIGAVTKERAGKELAELGGLAEGGAVAFTDDGAPVYSAEIMRRALEYCKMFDKAVLVHAEILELTQGGVMNEGLVSTQLGLRGMPGVAEDIMIYRDIVLAELTGGKVHILHVSTAGGVDLIRQGRKRAEVLKAAGKPSFWISGEACPHHFILTDETLRSFDSNYKMSPPLRTEVDRQAILDGLKDDTLTVLATDHAPHAPEKKERELDQAPNGILGLETFLPLCVTHLIEPGHLTWPRMLAKMTCNPAAVLGIDRGTLQTGKPADVTVIDPKAKWTIDKTESKSKSRNTPFHGTAVTGRAVATIVGGAIKMSRLG, via the coding sequence ATGTCGACCCCACTCCATCTCCGTAACGGCCGCGTCATTGATCCGTCGCGCGACTTCGATCAGGTCACCGACTTGTGGCTCGCCGACGGCAAGATCGCGGGTACCGGCGCGCGGCCCGCGGGCATTTCCGGCGACGTACAGACGCTCGATTGCACCGGACTGATTGTGTCGCCGGGCATCATCGACATGCACGTTCACCTGCGCGAACCGGGACGCGAGGAAGACGAAACCATTGCTACTGGCACCGAAGCCGCAGTCGAGGGAGGCGTCACGTCGGTCGCGTGCATGCCGAACACCGAGCCGGGGCTCGACACGCGCATGGCCGTCGAGTTCGTGGTCCACCAAGCCCAGCGCGCGGGCTTTTGCAACGTGTTCCCCATTGGAGCGGTCACGAAGGAACGCGCCGGGAAGGAACTCGCGGAACTCGGTGGGTTGGCCGAAGGCGGAGCGGTCGCGTTCACGGATGATGGCGCGCCGGTGTATTCGGCCGAGATCATGCGGCGGGCACTCGAATACTGCAAGATGTTCGACAAAGCGGTTCTGGTTCACGCCGAGATCCTCGAACTCACGCAGGGTGGCGTGATGAACGAGGGACTGGTGAGTACGCAGCTCGGCCTCCGCGGGATGCCGGGCGTCGCGGAAGACATCATGATCTACCGCGACATCGTGCTCGCGGAACTGACCGGCGGTAAAGTTCACATCCTGCACGTTTCGACGGCCGGCGGCGTCGATCTCATTCGGCAGGGGCGCAAACGTGCTGAGGTGCTGAAAGCGGCCGGGAAGCCGTCGTTCTGGATCAGTGGCGAGGCGTGCCCGCACCACTTCATCCTGACGGACGAAACGCTTCGATCGTTTGATAGTAACTACAAGATGTCGCCGCCGTTGCGTACCGAGGTGGATCGTCAGGCGATCCTCGACGGACTCAAAGACGACACGCTCACGGTGCTCGCGACCGACCACGCTCCGCACGCCCCCGAGAAGAAAGAGCGCGAACTCGACCAAGCGCCGAACGGCATTCTGGGCCTGGAAACGTTCCTGCCGCTGTGCGTGACACACCTGATTGAACCGGGGCACCTCACGTGGCCCCGCATGCTGGCGAAGATGACGTGTAACCCCGCTGCGGTGCTCGGGATCGATCGCGGGACGCTTCAAACCGGGAAACCGGCCGACGTAACAGTGATCGACCCCAAAGCGAAGTGGACGATCGACAAGACCGAGTCGAAGTCGAAGAGCCGCAACACGCCGTTCCACGGCACCGCGGTCACTGGTCGTGCGGTGGCTACGATCGTCGGTGGCGCGATCAAGATGAGCCGCTTGGGGTAG
- a CDS encoding agmatine deiminase family protein, whose product MTAPTHLDKPAARGFRMPAEWEPHAATWLGWPHRESDWPGRLEPIPWVYAEIVRALTRHETVNLLVPDEKHANTAADVLSRAHAYMGRVKLWELPTDRSWLRDSGPIFVTSASGERIALDWRFNAWAKYPDWQHDDLVPAFAAQKLNVPSTQPTHNGHRVVLEGGSIDVNGAGLLLTTEECLLSKTQERNPPFARADYEQVFADYLGVKKVLWLDRGIVGDDTHGHIDDLARFVGERTVVTVVETNTADENYAILQENRERLESMTDLHGTKLEVVPLPMPRPLIFDGTRLPASYANFYIANGVVIVPTFNDPADRVALGTLADLFPGREVVGISCVDLVWGLGTLHCMTQQEPV is encoded by the coding sequence ATGACTGCACCGACCCACCTCGATAAACCCGCCGCGCGCGGGTTCCGAATGCCCGCTGAATGGGAACCGCACGCGGCCACCTGGCTCGGGTGGCCGCACCGCGAATCCGATTGGCCGGGTCGCCTCGAACCGATCCCCTGGGTTTACGCGGAGATCGTTCGCGCGCTCACCCGGCACGAGACGGTGAACCTCCTCGTCCCCGACGAAAAGCACGCAAACACCGCAGCCGACGTACTTTCGCGCGCGCACGCGTACATGGGCCGCGTGAAGTTGTGGGAACTGCCCACCGACCGCTCGTGGTTGCGCGACTCCGGCCCGATCTTCGTAACCAGCGCCAGCGGCGAGCGCATCGCCCTCGACTGGCGGTTCAATGCGTGGGCCAAGTACCCCGACTGGCAGCACGACGATTTGGTACCCGCGTTCGCCGCGCAAAAGCTGAACGTGCCGAGCACGCAGCCGACACACAATGGGCACCGCGTGGTGCTCGAGGGCGGCAGTATTGATGTGAACGGCGCGGGGCTCCTGCTCACAACGGAAGAGTGCCTGCTGAGCAAAACCCAGGAACGCAACCCGCCGTTCGCGCGGGCGGATTACGAACAGGTGTTCGCGGACTATCTGGGTGTGAAGAAGGTGCTGTGGCTCGATCGCGGGATCGTGGGCGACGACACGCACGGCCACATTGACGACCTCGCCCGGTTCGTGGGCGAGCGGACCGTCGTAACCGTGGTGGAGACGAACACGGCCGACGAGAACTACGCGATCCTGCAGGAGAACCGCGAGCGGCTCGAAAGCATGACCGACCTGCACGGTACGAAGCTCGAAGTGGTGCCGCTCCCGATGCCGCGCCCGCTGATCTTCGACGGCACGCGGTTGCCCGCGAGTTACGCGAACTTCTACATCGCGAACGGTGTGGTGATCGTGCCGACGTTCAACGACCCGGCCGACCGCGTCGCGCTGGGCACGCTCGCGGACCTGTTCCCCGGCCGCGAGGTGGTCGGGATTAGCTGCGTCGATCTGGTGTGGGGGCTGGGTACGCTCCACTGCATGACGCAGCAGGAGCCCGTTTAA
- a CDS encoding DMT family transporter: protein MAWVYLLIAAAFEICWAIGLKYTQGFTKLWPSVLTVTAMAVSFAFLSLAVRTIPIGTGYVVWTGIGAVGTAVLGIILFGEPITVWRALFLLLIVGGVVGLKFTSTIPH, encoded by the coding sequence ATGGCTTGGGTGTATCTTCTCATCGCCGCCGCTTTCGAGATCTGCTGGGCCATCGGCCTGAAATACACGCAGGGCTTCACGAAGCTCTGGCCGAGCGTACTGACCGTCACCGCGATGGCCGTGAGCTTCGCGTTCCTGTCGCTGGCCGTTCGGACCATTCCGATCGGCACGGGGTACGTCGTCTGGACGGGCATCGGCGCCGTCGGAACGGCCGTCCTCGGCATCATCCTGTTCGGCGAACCAATCACGGTTTGGCGGGCTCTCTTTTTACTGCTCATCGTGGGAGGCGTAGTGGGGCTCAAGTTCACGTCCACCATTCCCCATTGA
- a CDS encoding beta-propeller domain-containing protein — MLLSRRGVIALFAAAFASPTFGADPIKHGFLATGAETFIADESGKVTWKYPQSSRDGWVLENGNVLLALSKSKAYPGGGVAEIDKDGKEVFAFRGVQSEVNTVQALGEGNVLLTEAGDKPRILEVNRDGKVLAEVPLQAQTKDHHLQTRMTRKLPNGNYLVPQLLDRVVREYDPKGKIVWEVKTPHMPFTAIRLPDGNTLIGCTLGNLVIEVNKDGKEVWRVTNDDLSNKPINDACGVQRLENGNTVITSHHATAKQTKLTEVTREKKVVWTYTDDRKSGIHHFQILDARGKPEKHPLR; from the coding sequence ATGCTCCTCTCCCGTCGGGGCGTAATCGCCCTTTTCGCTGCCGCGTTTGCTTCGCCCACATTCGGGGCCGATCCCATCAAGCACGGGTTCCTCGCCACGGGCGCGGAAACGTTCATCGCCGACGAGTCCGGCAAGGTGACGTGGAAGTACCCACAATCGTCGCGCGACGGCTGGGTGCTCGAAAACGGCAACGTGTTGCTCGCGCTCTCGAAGAGCAAAGCCTATCCGGGCGGCGGAGTCGCGGAAATCGACAAGGACGGCAAAGAGGTCTTCGCGTTTAGGGGTGTACAATCCGAGGTGAACACGGTTCAGGCGCTCGGTGAAGGGAACGTGTTGCTCACCGAGGCCGGAGACAAGCCGCGTATTCTCGAGGTGAACCGCGACGGGAAGGTGCTCGCCGAAGTGCCGCTGCAGGCACAAACGAAGGACCACCACCTGCAAACGCGGATGACACGCAAGCTCCCCAACGGCAACTACCTCGTGCCGCAACTCTTGGATCGCGTGGTGCGCGAGTACGACCCGAAAGGGAAGATCGTGTGGGAGGTGAAGACCCCGCACATGCCGTTCACCGCGATCCGCCTGCCCGACGGCAACACGCTGATCGGCTGCACGCTCGGCAACTTGGTGATCGAAGTGAACAAGGACGGCAAAGAGGTGTGGCGCGTGACGAACGATGATCTCTCGAACAAGCCGATCAACGACGCCTGTGGCGTGCAGCGCCTGGAGAACGGCAACACGGTGATTACGAGCCACCACGCGACCGCCAAACAAACGAAGCTCACCGAAGTGACGCGCGAGAAGAAAGTGGTGTGGACCTACACCGACGATCGCAAGAGCGGTATTCACCACTTCCAGATTCTGGACGCGCGAGGTAAGCCCGAGAAGCACCCGCTGCGGTAG
- a CDS encoding DUF4058 family protein, whose protein sequence is MPSPFPGMNPYIEQAAVWQDFHTRFMSTAADVIGAQVEPRYFVKIEEHRYLHELFSAEREPFGRPDLSVLPGDENAPVPSGGAAVAAPATVFTPDAVEEEIQRYLEIRDRQTREVVTVVELLSPSNKDSKEGRQQYWNKVRLLLSRTKANLVEIDLLRGGPRMPWREMKECDYYALVSRASERPRVAFWPVKLREALSPIPISLRPDEPEPLLDLQALIHRIYDAGRYRLFIYDSDPEPPLSASDAVWAAQLLHPPA, encoded by the coding sequence ATGCCGTCGCCGTTTCCCGGAATGAACCCGTACATCGAACAGGCGGCCGTATGGCAGGACTTCCACACGCGGTTCATGAGTACCGCGGCGGATGTGATCGGGGCACAGGTCGAGCCGCGATACTTCGTGAAAATCGAAGAGCACCGCTACCTCCACGAACTCTTCTCGGCGGAGCGCGAACCGTTTGGTCGTCCCGACTTGAGCGTGCTTCCGGGTGACGAAAATGCCCCCGTGCCTTCTGGTGGAGCTGCCGTAGCTGCGCCCGCTACCGTCTTTACACCGGACGCGGTTGAGGAAGAAATCCAGCGATACCTCGAGATCCGTGATCGGCAGACGCGCGAGGTCGTCACCGTCGTCGAACTGCTCAGCCCGTCTAACAAGGATTCCAAAGAGGGGCGGCAACAATACTGGAACAAGGTTCGGCTGCTTCTGAGTCGGACCAAAGCTAATCTCGTCGAAATCGACCTGCTTCGCGGTGGCCCGCGAATGCCGTGGCGCGAGATGAAAGAGTGCGATTACTACGCGCTCGTTAGTCGCGCGTCCGAGCGCCCGCGTGTTGCCTTTTGGCCCGTAAAGCTGCGAGAAGCGCTCTCGCCCATTCCGATCTCGCTGCGCCCCGACGAACCGGAGCCGCTGCTCGATCTGCAAGCCCTGATTCACCGCATTTACGACGCCGGTCGGTACCGGCTCTTCATCTACGATTCCGACCCCGAACCGCCGCTGTCCGCATCGGATGCGGTGTGGGCCGCACAGCTTTTGCACCCGCCCGCGTGA
- a CDS encoding SirB1 family protein, translating into MKLSSALTTLAADPHAPIDIARVALLVARDAYSHMNPRAYLRRIDRLADQLRPRLHGSLAARTAELSTFLFEECGFVGNTENYYDPRNSYLNKVLDRQMGLPIALSVLAMAVGTRAGMTVVGVGLPGHFIAKAVDGNEEVLFDPFNGGQFLDIEACEALVGGVTGRPFEATPEALAATPPGAIVARMLQNLKTAYLADRSYTRAARITRRLTQLVPGDATQHRDLGVLLVRAEQPGRAIDPLRAYLRAEPQAEDARDVEKFLTQALTEIARWN; encoded by the coding sequence ATGAAACTCAGTTCCGCCCTCACGACCCTTGCGGCCGACCCGCACGCACCGATCGACATCGCGCGCGTCGCACTACTCGTTGCGCGTGACGCCTACAGCCACATGAATCCACGGGCGTACCTCCGCCGCATTGATCGGCTCGCGGACCAACTCCGGCCGCGGTTGCACGGGTCGCTCGCGGCGCGCACCGCCGAGCTCTCGACCTTCCTCTTTGAAGAGTGCGGCTTCGTGGGGAACACCGAGAACTATTACGACCCGCGCAACAGCTATCTCAACAAGGTTTTGGACCGCCAGATGGGGTTGCCGATCGCGCTCTCGGTCCTGGCAATGGCGGTCGGAACGCGGGCGGGCATGACCGTGGTCGGCGTCGGGTTGCCCGGTCACTTCATCGCGAAGGCGGTGGACGGGAACGAGGAGGTGCTCTTCGACCCGTTCAACGGCGGGCAGTTCCTTGACATCGAAGCGTGCGAAGCGCTGGTCGGTGGGGTGACCGGTCGACCGTTTGAAGCAACACCGGAAGCACTTGCGGCCACGCCGCCGGGCGCGATCGTGGCGCGGATGCTCCAGAACCTGAAAACCGCGTACCTGGCAGACCGGTCGTACACGCGGGCCGCTCGCATCACGCGCCGACTCACGCAACTCGTACCCGGCGACGCGACGCAGCACCGCGACCTCGGCGTTCTGCTCGTGCGTGCGGAGCAACCGGGCCGGGCGATCGACCCGCTCCGCGCGTACCTGCGTGCCGAACCCCAGGCCGAGGACGCCCGCGACGTCGAGAAGTTCCTGACCCAAGCGCTCACCGAGATCGCGCGCTGGAACTAA
- a CDS encoding aspartate carbamoyltransferase catalytic subunit translates to MKHLLGLEGMSAAGLNRLFDAAETFAGVGVGDVPKRDDLKGKVVVNLFYEPSTRTRMSFGLAARRLGADVLDFSPSGSSTSKGETFIDTAKNIEAMGIDMVVVRHSSPGAPHVLAKHLAPHVRVVNAGDGAHEHPTQALLDIFTIRKKLGRVQGLTVGLVGDIAHSRVARSNIHALTALGAKVIVCGPTTLVPAEVAQFGVEIADKLDDVLPRCDVLNLLRVQFERQRSGLFPSIREYRLLFGVDGDRMKKAKKNVLLLAPGPINRGVEITPEVADGPNSAILDQVTNGLAVRMAVLSELSRAA, encoded by the coding sequence ATGAAGCACTTGTTGGGGTTGGAAGGGATGTCGGCGGCGGGGCTGAACCGCCTCTTCGACGCGGCGGAGACGTTCGCCGGTGTTGGGGTTGGCGACGTGCCGAAACGCGACGATCTCAAAGGGAAGGTCGTCGTCAACCTGTTCTACGAGCCGTCCACACGCACGCGGATGAGTTTCGGCTTGGCCGCACGCCGGCTCGGTGCGGACGTGCTCGACTTCTCGCCGAGCGGGTCGAGCACGTCGAAGGGCGAGACGTTCATCGATACCGCGAAGAACATCGAGGCGATGGGCATCGACATGGTTGTGGTGCGGCACTCGTCGCCGGGCGCGCCGCACGTGCTCGCAAAACACCTCGCCCCGCACGTTCGCGTCGTGAACGCGGGCGACGGGGCACACGAACACCCCACGCAAGCGCTGCTCGACATCTTCACTATCCGCAAGAAACTCGGTCGTGTGCAGGGGTTGACAGTGGGATTGGTCGGGGACATCGCACACAGTCGCGTGGCGCGGAGCAACATCCACGCGCTCACGGCACTCGGCGCGAAGGTCATCGTGTGCGGTCCGACCACGCTCGTTCCCGCGGAAGTGGCTCAATTCGGTGTGGAGATCGCGGACAAACTCGACGACGTGCTCCCGCGCTGTGACGTGCTGAACCTGCTCCGCGTGCAATTCGAGCGGCAACGGAGCGGACTGTTCCCGTCCATTCGCGAGTACCGGTTACTGTTCGGCGTGGACGGTGATCGCATGAAGAAGGCAAAGAAGAACGTGCTGTTACTCGCCCCGGGGCCGATCAACCGCGGCGTGGAGATCACGCCGGAGGTCGCGGACGGTCCGAACTCGGCGATTCTCGATCAGGTCACAAACGGCCTCGCCGTGCGCATGGCGGTGCTGAGTGAGTTGAGCAGGGCCGCGTGA
- the fhcD gene encoding formylmethanofuran--tetrahydromethanopterin N-formyltransferase, with protein sequence MPATIDDTYAEAFRSIYASVLITARDRYWLDKAINASTGNASSTILCDCEAGLDRYVDASETPDNRPGAIIQFHVPRFHKDREARLERSALVRVSQNVMTCPTTAVFNVLPADGSWYASTQPPKPGAKWFPLGRKTSYFGDGHQFTADRFGRRCWVVPILSGEFVIERRCGFTDGLMGGNLWFFGATADAALDAATKAAVAASEVPGVILPFPGGVASSGSKAGSKYKFSIASTFAEYCPTLRGKEGITSRLPNGVTSVQEIIINGADLPTIVKATQAAIAAAKDTLDLLMISAGNYGGRLGKSFVYLHPEKQPAA encoded by the coding sequence ATGCCAGCCACGATTGACGACACCTACGCCGAAGCGTTCCGCAGCATCTATGCGAGCGTCCTCATCACCGCACGCGACCGGTATTGGCTCGACAAAGCCATCAACGCAAGTACCGGCAACGCAAGCAGTACCATCCTTTGCGACTGTGAAGCCGGTTTGGACCGGTACGTGGACGCGAGCGAAACGCCCGACAACCGACCGGGCGCGATTATTCAGTTCCACGTTCCGCGCTTCCACAAAGACCGCGAAGCCCGGCTCGAACGCAGTGCGCTAGTCCGCGTGTCGCAGAACGTGATGACGTGTCCCACAACGGCCGTGTTCAACGTGTTGCCCGCGGACGGGAGCTGGTACGCGAGCACTCAACCACCGAAGCCGGGCGCGAAGTGGTTCCCGCTGGGGCGGAAGACCTCGTACTTCGGCGACGGACACCAATTCACCGCGGACCGATTCGGGCGCCGGTGTTGGGTGGTACCGATCCTCAGCGGTGAGTTCGTGATCGAACGGCGCTGCGGGTTCACTGACGGGCTGATGGGCGGGAACTTGTGGTTCTTCGGCGCAACCGCCGATGCCGCGCTCGATGCCGCGACGAAAGCCGCGGTCGCCGCGAGTGAAGTTCCCGGGGTGATTCTGCCGTTTCCGGGCGGGGTCGCGTCGAGCGGGAGCAAGGCGGGGAGCAAGTACAAGTTCAGTATCGCGAGCACTTTCGCCGAATACTGCCCGACCCTTCGCGGCAAAGAAGGGATCACGTCGCGGTTGCCAAACGGCGTCACGAGCGTGCAAGAAATCATCATCAACGGCGCGGACCTGCCGACCATCGTGAAGGCAACGCAAGCCGCGATCGCGGCCGCAAAAGACACCCTAGACCTGCTCATGATCTCTGCGGGCAACTACGGCGGGCGGCTCGGGAAGAGCTTCGTCTACTTGCACCCCGAGAAGCAACCCGCAGCGTGA